The following proteins are co-located in the Enoplosus armatus isolate fEnoArm2 chromosome 8, fEnoArm2.hap1, whole genome shotgun sequence genome:
- the dnajc11a gene encoding dnaJ homolog subfamily C member 11a, whose amino-acid sequence MASSLDDDEILNDDYYSLLNVRREATQEELKAAYRRLCMLYHPDKHRDPELKHQAEQLFNLVHEAYEVLSDPQARAIYDIYGKRGLDVEGWEVVERKRTPAEIREEYERLQKEREERRLQQRTNPKGTISVGVDATDLFDRYEEDYEDVVGGGVPHVEINKMHISQSIEAPLTTKDTAILSGSLSTHNGNGGGTINLALRRVTSAKGWGEVELGAGDTHGPLFGMKIFRNLTPRFFVTAQCGLQFSSRGVRPGVTTVLARHLDRNTMGYLQWRWGIQSSMNTSIVRDTKSSHFTFAMQLGIPHTFVMMSYQYKFQDEDQTKIKGSVKSGFFGTVVEYGAERKISRHSVLGATISVGVPQGVSLKIKLNRASQTYFFPIHLTDQLLPSAVFYATVGPLVFYLAIQQLIIRPYVRAQKEEDLEKQRESSASNIAKKKQEAEAAVLLMQESVRRIIEAEESRMGLIILNAWYGKFVTDNSRKHERAKVIDVTVPLQCLVKDSKLILTEATKSGLPGFYDPCVGEEKSLKVLYQFRGVMHQVLSGDTEPLRIPKQSHRIDADT is encoded by the exons ATGGCGTCTTCCTTGGACGATGATGAGATCCtaaatgatgattattattcCCTGCTAAATGTCAGAAGAGAG GCAAcacaggaggagctgaaggcggCATACAGGCGATTATGCATGCTATATCACCCAGACAAACACCGGGACCCTGAACTAAAGCACCAAGCTGAACAGCTTTTTAACCTTGTACATGAAGCTTATGAAG TGCTTAGTGACCCACAGGCACGAGCTATCTATGATATCTATGGCAAGCGAGGACTTGATGTTGAAGGATGGGAG gtggtggaaagaaaaagaaccCCTGCAGAGATTCGAGAAGAGTACGAGCGTCTTCAGAAAgagcgagaggagagaaggCTTCAGCAAAGGACCAACCCAAAG GGAACGATTAGTGTGGGTGTCGATGCCACGGACCTCTTCGACCGGTATGAGGAGGACTATGAGGATGTGGTTGGAGGGGGAGTCCCACATGTGGAAATCAACAAGATGCACATATCACAATCCATAGAG GCTCCTCTTACCACAAAAGACACAGCCATTTTGTCTGGCTCCTTGTCAACCCACAATGGAAATGGAGGTGGCACCATTAACTTGGCCTTGAGAAGAGTCACCTCTGCCAAGGGGTGGGGGGAG GTGGAGCTTGGTGCTGGAGACACCCATGGACCTCTCTTTGGAATGAAGATATTCCGAAACTTGACGCCTAGATT CTTTGTGACCGCTCAGTGTGGGCTCCAGTTTTCATCTCGAGGCGTGCGTCCTGGGGTTACCACAGTGCTGGCCCGTCACCTAGACAGAAACACTATGGGCTATCTGCAGTGGCGCTGGGGGATCCAGTCGTCTATGAACACCAGCATAGTCAGGGACACCAAGAGCAGCCATTTCACCTTCGCAATGCAG ctTGGCATTCCTCACACTTTTGTGATGATGAGCTACCAGTACAAGTTCCAGGATGAGGACCAGACGAAGATTAAGGGCTCAGTAAA ATCAGGTTTCTTTGGGACTGTGGTAGAGTACGGTGCTGAGAGGAAGATCAGTCGACACAGTGTCCTGGGGGCCACCATCAGCGTGGGAGTGCCCCAAGGTGTCTCCCTCAAGATCAA GCTAAACAGGGCCAGCCAGACGTATTTCTTCCCTATTCACCTGACTGACCAACTCCTGCCCAGTGCTGTATTTTACGCCACAGTTGGACCACTGGTTTTCTACCTCGCCATCCAGCAGCTTATTATTCGGCCCTACGTGCGGGCCCAGAAGGAAGA AGACCTGGAGAAGCAGCGGGAGAGCTCGGCCTCTAATATAGCCAAGAAGAAACAGGAGGCGGAGGCTGCT GTCTTGCTCATGCAGGAGTCTGTACGCAGGATTATTGAAGCTGAGGAGTCCAGAATGG GTCTCATCATCCTCAACGCCTGGTACGGCAAGTTTGTGACGGACAACAGTAGAAAACACGAGAGGGCAAAGGTCATTGACGTGACCGTGCCACTGCAGTGTCTGGTGAAAGACTCTAAACTCATCCTCACTGAGGCCACAAAG TCAGGACTCCCTGGCTTCTACGACCCCTGTGTGGGGGAGGAGAAGAGCCTGAAGGTGCTGTATCAGTTCCGCGGAGTCATGCATCAAGTCCTGTCAGGAGACACAGAACCACTCAGGATACCAAAGCAAT CTCACAGGATTGACGCAGACACATAG
- the LOC139288553 gene encoding F-box only protein 6-like, translating to MDETQSFEKRTSATAPSSSPPTLFPVPLEILEEIFLNLPHGQVVSICRLVCHQWKEVADSESLWRERCRREGYHLRDASKITKDWRLFYYLCKKRRNLLKNPRGEQDLNGWQILENGGNKWTVHGLRVPHPDETVQKNFATSYRMCRKAQLIDLEKEGYNPSFMDCFQPDIKISDWYSPRTDCGSKYEIRVELLNQTKRPVQTFAPETVYFEQWNEEKWNRMTHVFQNYGPGVRYIRFTHGGKDTQFWKGWYGIRVTDSCVEICPAVDSSDVDFLPLPDISPYQILFGFT from the exons ATGGACGAAACTCAGAGCTTCGAGAAAAGGACCTCAGCAACAGCACCGTCAAGCTCGCCTCCAACG TTGTTTCCTGTTCCTCTGGAGATCCTGGAGGAGATCTTCCTGAATCTGCCCCATGGTCAGGTGGTTAGTATTTGTCGGTTAGTGTGCCATCAATGGAAAGAGGTGGCTGACAGTGAgtctctgtggagagagagatgtaggAGAGAAGGATATCACCTCCGCGATGCTTCCAAAATAACCAAAGACTGGAGGTTGTTTTACTACTTGtgcaagaagagaagaaatctTCTCAAGAATCCAAGAGGAGAAC agGACCTGAATGGCTGGCAGATTTTGGAGAATGGTGGTAACAAATGGACAGTACATGGACTTAGAGTGCCACATCCAGATGAGACGGTCCAGAAAAACTTTGCGACCTCTTACCG CATGTGCAGGAAGGCGCAGCTGATTGATTTGGAAAAGGAAGGATACAACCCATCATTTATGGATTGCTTCCAGCCAGACATCAAAATATCTGATTG GTATTCACCAAGAACAGATTGTGGCAGTAAATACGAGATCCGTGTAGAGTTGCTGAATCAAACAAAAAGGCCTGTCCAGACATTTGCCCCTGAGACTGTTTACTTTGAGCAGTGGAATGAGGAGAAATGGAACCGG ATGACCCATGTATTCCAGAACTACGGACCAGGAGTGAGATACATCCGTTTTACCCACGGAGGCAAGGACACTCAGTTCTGGAAAGGGTGGTATGGAATTCGTGTAACTGACAGCTGCGTTGAGATATGTCCTGCAGTGGACTCATCTGATGTCGACTTCCTGCCTTTGCCTGACATTTCACCTTATCAAATCTTATTTGGCTTTACGTAA
- the LOC139288956 gene encoding F-box only protein 6-like, translating to MKRKAKAMGATQSSDSASKLSVSSATVLSTQEDLFPVPLEILEEIFLNLPHGQVVSICRLVCHQWKEVADSESLWRERCRREGYHLRDASKIPEDWRLFYFLCKKRRNLLKNPRGEHKMKNWQILENGGDNWRVEGVMVPHPNETVQKNFVTSYGMCKKSQLINLDVEGYNPSFMDHFQPDIKISDWYAPRWDCGSEYGIHVELLNKRQKAIQTFSPETIYFQQWNDQKWNQMTHVFQNYGPGVRYIRFTHGGKDTQFWAGWYGIRITDSCVEICPAVDS from the exons ATGAAGAGGAAAGCTAAAGCCATGGGTGCAACTCAAAGCTCTGATTCAGCCTCAAAACTGAGTGTGTCCTCGGCTACGGTCCTGTCAACACAGGAAGAT TTGTTTCCTGTTCCTCTGGAGATCCTGGAGGAGATCTTCCTGAATCTGCCCCATGGTCAGGTGGTTAGTATTTGTCGGTTAGTGTGCCATCAATGGAAAGAGGTGGCTGACAGTGAgtctctgtggagagagagatgtaggAGAGAAGGATATCACCTCCGCGATGCTTCCAAAATACCTGAAGACTGGAGGTTATTTTACTTCTTGtgcaagaagagaagaaatctTCTCAAGAATCCAAGAGGAGAAC ataaaatgaAGAATTGGCAGATATTGGAGAATGGTGGGGATAATTGGAGAGTAGAGGGAGTTATGGTGCCACATCCAAATGAGACAGTCCAGAAAAACTTTGTGACCTCTTACGG aaTGTGCAAGAAGTCGCAGCTGATTAATTTGGACGTGGAAGGATACAACCCATCGTTTATGGATCACTTCCAGCCAGACATCAAAATATCTGATTG GTACGCACCACGATGGGATTGTGGCAGTGAATATGGCATCCATGTAGAGTTGctgaataaaagacagaaagccATCCAGACATTTTCCCCTGAGACTATTTACTTTCAGCAGTGGAACGATCAGAAATGGAATCAG atgaccCATGTATTCCAAAACTACGGACCAGGAGTGAGATACATCCGTTTTACCCACGGAGGCAAGGACACTCAGTTCTGGGCAGGATGGTATGGAATTCGCATTACTGACAGCTGCGTTGAGATATGTCCTGCAGTGGACTCATAG